Below is a window of Brassica napus cultivar Da-Ae chromosome A5, Da-Ae, whole genome shotgun sequence DNA.
aacaaaactatataaaataatttttttcaactcaaaattttattaaatctttTATAACGAAATACATTGTGGATTACAAAAGCTGGTAGAAAATGGTAATATCTTCAGAAGCAATAGCCCAAAAGAGAGAGACAATAACAGTGAAGTAGAATAATACGAGAAATAAGCATTAGAGAGCCATAGATACTaaaactaggtttgatggactgAACATAGCTCGCAGACACTCCAAAAGAACATGAGACCGAAGATAACCAAAGAACCAATGACCTAGGCAAACCCAATCCTGAAGGATACACTACCAAGTCAAAACATGCACAACAACGGTACAAGCATGTGCGAGGATAAACTTAAATCAACACCAGAGACTGTTGCAAACCGGAGCCGAGACAGAACTAAGTCAAAACCAAATACCTAGGCTCAAGGACACGCGTACTTGAAACACTAAAGGGGAAAACACTAGTGAATATTTACATGTCTTACACGCGGACACTCGTTAGGCAGAATAGCGTTCTACAGAGCTAAAACTGGTCACCTTTTCGCAAGAGAAAACATGCAAATCAAACCCACTCCTTTGTCTAGAAACGTTTGCCCAATACACAGTGGATAAAGGAGAGGTCTAGTAGATACCTCCACAACAAGTACACCTCACACGGATCCAAAAAACTAGAACAAGACAGAAAAACTAATTGACCATAACTGTAAGCAACCAATGAGAAACAGAAGCAGCCCTCGGCTTGACAACAAAAATGATTGTATAGATTCTGATCGTCAAAATTTGTGAGAGATATAAACCAACAAGAAAGAAACTTTCGCCAAAACCAccataaaccatataaaacaTAGAttaaattaaagagaaaaatgaTATCTTCCCTCACATAATAGCGATGAGAAGTACCATCAATCACTAATCACAGAAGAAAATCGGCGactgttaaattttttttctttcttttctttttcatggATATGGCGGCTTAACttaactatataaaaataatttacaataaCTAAAATTTGATGTATTAGAGAATAGAGCTGAATGGGCTATGGGCTATGGGCTTCTGTCTAATTGACATGTCTAAATTCAATTCTCAATCAAAAACCACCAAACATTATCTCTTTAAATAGGTTTTggagttaaacaaaaaaaaaaaggttttcgGAAAATTAATAGGGGCGACCGTGAGTATTCGTTGTAACAAAGATTGTTAAAATTTTCACTGCACGGGTGTTAGATCCGATCTGAAACCGATCATCTAGCGATGGACTTAGCTGAACTTTGGGCGATTTTCGGGCCGGGTTTCTCCGGCGCTGTTTTCGGCACCGGCTGGTGGTTTTGGGTCGACGCCGTCGTATGCAGCTCCATCCAAGTTCCCTTCCTCCACTACCTTCCCGGTAAAACTATCTCTCACAAATAACCCTCCCGGGGTAAATCTGATTTAGGGTTTCCGTTTAACGCAGGCATATTCGCCTCTCTCGGAGCATTGATGTTCAATTGCGTCAGAAAAGAAGATATCGATTACTCTCCTTATGACGAAGGCGAATGGAGGTTTCTTTTCGTTGACTTGGATTCATGTTTTCTTTTCGAATCAGAAGGCTTTGATAAAATCGAGCTTTTAGCTGTATTCATTGCTCCCACAGTTCATTAGTTGATACTGATTTTGCTTCGActtgtatatttaaattattgcCACAGGTTGAAGCTATGGCTTTTCATAGCGTATGTCGTGGCGTTTGTTTCCCTAGCTGCTTCTGTTGGTTTGCTGATTCAAGATTCGGTCGTCAAAACTGGGCCTTCCACCTGGACTGGTGTCGCCGGTGTCTTTCAATGTGTATTTGTATTGATAAGGTAACACTCTGCATGTTCCGTCAATACTTGAAGgttgttattttttgtttccaaTGCACTTTTAGATTGAGAAGACTGAACCCAAACAAACAGTTGTAGAATATTCTCTAATGACTACAACTTTCCTCTAGGAATCATCCTTACAAACTCGATAGATTTGTAGTGGTAATGACCAATCCATACTAcgtgtgttttcttgtttttctccaATCTAGAACTAGATTTTGCACTATATGGGTATAACTTTTATGTTATTTGAATTTGCAATGAGACTTTcaataatatcattttattttcttgtactGCAAATCTAAGGTATATGTATCTGGGCGCTGACTAAAATTGTTTTGGCAGTGGGCTAATGTATTGGACATCACACTCCGAGTAAGTAGGCTCGCAGGCAAATACTTACTCCAACGCAGATACATGTGGTGACAACTTACGAATGCCTCtcgtttcttcttctctgtaaatTCTTGTGTCTTGTCTGGTCAAGCTTTGTGTTGTGTGTTAGATTCCTCCATTGCAGTGGTGTGTGTTTGTTTTAAACTTTGTCGTTCTAAGCTTGGTTTAAGTCGTAGCTTCCTATGCAGAGGATGGatagaaaaaaatcttcaaCTTTTTGTGAATGTTATTGAACGCCTTGTCGAGCTCTGCTCAGTCTCTTAATTGCATTCGCGTGAAAGATTGGCAACATTTACCTtgtattttgattaaaataaaattgtcgCAACAGCTTCAAAGCCAAATTCTTTGGTTGGTTTTTCTAGATACTGAAACTCAAATCATGTGATCGGCAATaatcagaaaaagaaaaaatgaaaagaagaaacTTTTAAGTCTTTAATTTGGACAGACTAACCTACCCAGATGTCTGAGCTGTctcagaaaaagaagaaagatagtAGACAAGATGTTCACATCGAAACAATTGCcaacaaatataaattagtgTATGGTAAATGTGAGTATACCGAAAGGATGCTTGAAGGAAATTGAATCTCTGTGTAATCGGTTCTTATGGTCTGGGGACATTCAGAAGCGATGTTTAGCAAGTCGCGTGGCAGTCTAGCTGTTTACTGAAATCAGAGGGGAGACTGGGGTTGAGGAATTTCAAAGTTTGGAACAAAGCGTTTAATATCAAGCTACTATGGCTCCTTTTTGCATCTACCACTTCTTGATGGATTGCTTGGATGAGAAAGCACAAACTTAAATGACGAATACTTGGTCGCTTAAAGCAAAAGAAACAGATTCGTGGATTTAGGAAACTCTCCTATCATTCTGATCTCTAGTGAGTCAGATGTTGAGTGGTAGAGTAGGAGATGGAAGGAAAATCAATTTCGGGTATGATAATTAGTCTATTCATGGTCTTCTGGTTCGTTTCATTGACTCAAATGGACCACTTTTAATGGGTATCCAAGATCAATCATCCGTTGCTGAAGCGCTTTCAGTAAGGGACTGGCGGGCTCCTTCTCGAACTCGAAATCCGAATATTTCTCTTGTAAGGGCAACGCTTAGGGACTGGCCCCACCAAGCTGTCCCATCTGAACCGGATACATTCCTGTGGAGTCTTTCGAATAGTTGTAGTGATATTTTCTCTACAAAGAAAACTTGAAAATTTCTTAGGCCAAGGACTGAGGCAAAAGAATGGTCACAGGTGGTATGGTTCAAGAACATGGTTTcaaaaactgtttttaattTCTGGGTGGCTAATTTCAATAGACTCCCAAAAATGAGTGTTTGCACCAGTGGGGCTTGATGGACTCAAGAGTTTGTACTCTATGTTCCACTGACCAAGAATCAAGAGATCATCTGTTCATAAACTGTAGGTTCGCAGCAGATGCTTGGGAGTGCGGTAAGCAAAAACTCGGCTCCCCAGGGATTCGAACTACATCATGGAATGACTTGATTGAATGACTTCTTTTGAAGACTGGCTCAGTAAGGCGACAATGTCTCAGAAAGATTGTGTGCTAAACAGCAGTCTACTTCATTTGGAAGGAGAGAAATGACAAGAAGTGGGAAGCCTCCATCAACAAAATTGACAGAACAACTAAAGTCTCTCTTGGTTgcagataaaaattaaaactaaagacattttttttgttaaccatTGTATTAAGCCCTTGGGCTAAACAAGATTACAAATGAAAATCAAAACTTAAACCCAATACATTGATAAGCCCACCCGAAACTTAAACTGTAAAGATAAGATGACCAGATACAAACCATCTGTCCACTACGTGTCAACTATCGAAACAAGGTGAGAGCTACGTGTTATGCTGGGGCACTGAGTCGATTCTTTGCCAGAACCGCCGCCAACTCTGGTGGCGAAATCATTTCCAATCCCAGAAAATCAACTCTAATTTTGATTCCATTTGCTTGCCTCACTCCTTTATACGCCTTTGCCtccaaagatcttcatcacTTACACCGAATGTGGATTCACCAAGAAGCTTCAATCGATTGGGTTCAGTCATCGTCGAAACACTTACAAAAGCAAGTTTTAACTTTTCTTAGACTGGACCAAACGATGAAGACAAACATGCAAAACTCGATTCTTTATCTCATTAGAATACTTTGCTTAAGTTTTAACAAGCAATGATTGACATCTTTTGGAGATAGAGATCAAGCATAACCGACAATAAGGAATAGGATCTCAGCAATAGGGAATTAAGATGAATAAAGAGAGTAGAAGCTTAAGACtttattaaaatcaaatcaaaaccgaAGATAAAAGATAAAGAGTGATGAAAAGCTTCAGTTTGATTTGAAGAGAAAAAACATGGTGAGAAGAATAGTATGTTCTGTATTCGCTATGCTTTGCAGGCTAGTATTCATACTATATGGAGGGAAAGAAATATGATCAGACATGGTGAGAAGCCATTATCATTATCAAAGTTGAAGAAGTTTATTGATAACGGAGTGCGAAACAAGTTAAATCTGATGAGATCTAAAGGAGTAAAGGGAAGAAAAACAATTCTTCAGTTTTGGTTTGAAACTAGATTGTAAATAACAATATAAAGGATGCAGTAGTTTTGTGTTATGGCAACTCTAATTGTAACAAAGTgttttttaatgaataaaatttagtatttattcaaaaaaaaaaaaaacacaacaaaatTCCGACAAGCAGAAACTACAAATCGCCTAAGCGAAAAGAGAATTCGCCATGCAAAAGTCAAAATCGATCCTAACATCGAAAATATTCACAACCAAAAAAACGATTCAATTGATAAAATTGAATCGAATATGAGacatctcatctcttcttcccCGTGAAAGATTCAGAGAGAGAGAACGGTGAGAAGAGAGGGAGAGCACGTGATAACCATAATTTAATTCAACACTTTCCAAATAAACTAGACACACTTGATACATCCCAAACAATCATAACGCCATGTATTGTTTACAAACAATTAAGACAAATAAAAATTTCCAAAAGAGCGATGTAAAATTCTATACACTTAACAATTGAGGGGCACAACGTAAGTAATgaacaaaaagataaaacattaagtacAGAAAATCACACCCTTGTTTTTGCGACTGTCCTAGCTCCTAAAAGACCAGAATACACCTTCAATTCTGAAGAGTTCTTACACTTTTTTGTGTATACATGTGAACTCCAAGTTTTCCTCATAAAAATCTCCTCCATATCTGATTTGCTTGCTTTCAACAAGAGCAAAAACAACGTTCAGGACCTGGCTCAAAGCTAAAGTGCAAGTATCAAAAAGACTTTGGGACTACAGTCTTGCAGACGTCATGATGTTGGACGTTGGATGAAGAGCTCCAAGATTCTGGATGTTTCCAGTAGTCGAAAAATTGGAAGACAGATGAAAGATGC
It encodes the following:
- the LOC106357826 gene encoding transmembrane protein 50A, yielding MDLAELWAIFGPGFSGAVFGTGWWFWVDAVVCSSIQVPFLHYLPGIFASLGALMFNCVRKEDIDYSPYDEGEWRLKLWLFIAYVVAFVSLAASVGLLIQDSVVKTGPSTWTGVAGVFQCVFVLISGLMYWTSHSE